One Sphingomonas endolithica DNA segment encodes these proteins:
- a CDS encoding serine hydrolase — translation MRVPLLFRLLLSGIAASFLVPAPAAASSSELVGLERELSTLLAQRSGEYGIAALDLRDGSTVAINGDISFPMASTVKLAVAATYLAQVDQGRRTLGDMISGRTAAKVLELMIIHSDNYATDQLLANVGGPAAVQQWLWSQKIAGMRVDRTIAQLLRERGHLADSKDIATPIAMVGLLSKLDNGTVLSAQSRTFLFDLMRRCQTGTRRIRALLPAGTLVENKTGTLDGVTNDVGFITMPDGRRVAIAVFARGGRDRQPVIAEVSRAIYDRFADSARNALALFMRMR, via the coding sequence ATGCGCGTACCCCTGCTTTTCCGCCTGCTTCTTTCCGGCATCGCCGCGAGCTTCCTCGTTCCGGCACCGGCAGCCGCAAGCTCTTCTGAGCTCGTCGGGCTCGAGCGCGAGCTGAGCACGCTGCTCGCGCAACGCTCCGGCGAATATGGGATTGCGGCGCTCGACCTTCGCGATGGCTCGACCGTTGCCATTAACGGCGACATCTCGTTTCCAATGGCGAGCACGGTCAAGCTCGCCGTTGCAGCCACCTACCTCGCCCAGGTGGATCAAGGACGCCGCACCCTCGGCGACATGATCTCCGGCCGCACTGCCGCGAAGGTCCTGGAGCTGATGATCATACATAGTGATAATTATGCGACCGACCAACTGCTCGCCAACGTCGGCGGCCCCGCTGCCGTCCAGCAGTGGCTGTGGTCCCAAAAGATCGCGGGCATGCGGGTAGACCGGACCATTGCGCAGCTGTTGCGGGAGCGCGGCCACCTTGCCGACAGCAAGGATATCGCCACGCCGATCGCCATGGTCGGGCTCTTGTCCAAACTCGACAATGGCACCGTTCTGTCGGCTCAAAGCCGCACCTTTCTGTTCGACCTGATGCGCCGGTGCCAGACGGGCACGCGCCGTATCCGGGCTCTGCTTCCCGCCGGTACTTTGGTGGAAAACAAGACCGGCACGCTTGACGGCGTGACGAATGATGTGGGGTTCATCACCATGCCTGACGGTCGCCGCGTGGCAATCGCGGTGTTCGCTCGCGGGGGACGCGATCGCCAGCCGGTCATCGCTGAG
- a CDS encoding sulfite oxidase-like oxidoreductase: MDDDTSSKLTRSKQRWASEHKFLTGHTARPDVERLPPGQHLVKNWPVLDLGRQPDVSQERWRLKVGGMVQRPVTLDWASFMALPQTKVRTDIHCVTTWSRYDNDWTGVATRDLLDLVEPRDEAGFLTLHGYDGYTTNVPLADFAAADALLVHSWQDKPLTRDHGGPVRLVIPHLYFWKSAKWISRIDFLGADKPGFWEVNGYHMRGDPWAEERYS; encoded by the coding sequence ATGGACGACGACACTTCCAGCAAGCTCACCCGCTCCAAGCAGCGCTGGGCGAGCGAGCACAAGTTCCTTACCGGCCATACGGCACGTCCCGATGTGGAGCGTCTGCCACCGGGCCAGCATCTGGTGAAGAACTGGCCCGTGCTCGATCTCGGCCGCCAGCCGGACGTGTCGCAGGAGCGATGGCGTCTCAAGGTCGGCGGTATGGTCCAGCGCCCCGTCACGCTCGACTGGGCGAGCTTCATGGCGCTGCCGCAAACCAAGGTCCGGACCGACATCCACTGCGTCACGACCTGGTCGCGCTATGACAATGATTGGACGGGAGTCGCAACACGCGACCTGCTCGATCTGGTCGAGCCCCGCGACGAGGCCGGCTTTCTGACCCTGCACGGCTATGATGGTTATACCACCAACGTGCCGCTCGCCGACTTCGCTGCCGCCGACGCGCTGCTGGTGCATAGCTGGCAGGACAAGCCGCTGACCCGTGACCATGGCGGGCCGGTGCGGCTGGTAATCCCGCATCTGTATTTCTGGAAAAGCGCGAAGTGGATCAGCCGGATCGACTTCCTCGGCGCGGACAAGCCCGGCTTCTGGGAGGTCAACGGCTATCACATGCGCGGCGATCCCTGGGCGGAGGAGCGCTACTCCTGA
- a CDS encoding RNA 3'-terminal phosphate cyclase yields MLRSGTYPRGGGQFEVNIAPAPLRLIDCLQRGAPVARLALAMFEAIPPGVATAGKLLAGWPEEAFSVRELPEAAARTTKIEKRGAKQ; encoded by the coding sequence GTGCTGCGGTCCGGCACTTACCCGCGTGGTGGCGGGCAGTTCGAGGTGAACATCGCGCCGGCGCCGCTAAGGCTGATCGACTGCCTCCAACGTGGGGCACCGGTCGCTCGTTTGGCACTGGCCATGTTCGAGGCCATTCCGCCTGGCGTGGCGACCGCGGGGAAGCTGCTCGCCGGCTGGCCAGAGGAGGCGTTCTCCGTGCGCGAGTTGCCGGAGGCGGCAGCAAGGACGACAAAGATCGAGAAACGTGGCGCCAAGCAGTGA
- a CDS encoding NADH:flavin oxidoreductase/NADH oxidase, which produces MSGPTLFTPFRVGALELRNRIVIAPMCQYSAEDGCMTDWHLIHLGQLALSGAGLLTIEASAVTPEGRITYGDVGLYDDATEEAMARTLAAIRRWSDMPIAIQLAHAGRKASCAKPWDGGRQIAPDAENGWQTEAPSTAAIEAYENPPIALDADGLLRIREAFVSSAMRAKRLGIDAVQLHGAHGYLLHQFLSPLSNQREDDYGGSLENRMRFPLEVFDAVKAVFDGPVTMRVSGSDWAPGGWDSEQTVAFAQALEARGCDAMHVSSGGLTPAQQIPVGPSYQVPLARDVKKAVAMPVVAVGMITEFEQAEAIVGTGDADLIAIARAALYDPRWPWHAAAALGGQVKAPPQYLRSQPRQYKDLFGK; this is translated from the coding sequence ATGTCCGGCCCTACCCTATTCACTCCATTCCGTGTCGGCGCGCTTGAGCTCCGCAACCGCATCGTGATTGCACCGATGTGCCAGTATTCGGCTGAGGACGGCTGCATGACCGATTGGCATCTCATCCATCTCGGGCAGCTGGCGCTGTCGGGGGCCGGGCTGCTGACGATCGAGGCGAGCGCGGTCACGCCAGAGGGGCGGATCACCTATGGCGACGTCGGGCTTTACGACGATGCCACGGAGGAAGCGATGGCTCGAACGCTGGCGGCGATACGGCGCTGGTCGGACATGCCGATCGCGATCCAGCTCGCGCATGCCGGTCGGAAAGCGTCGTGTGCCAAGCCCTGGGACGGCGGCAGGCAGATCGCACCCGACGCCGAGAATGGGTGGCAGACCGAAGCGCCATCCACGGCCGCCATCGAGGCTTATGAGAACCCGCCGATCGCGCTGGATGCGGATGGCCTATTGAGGATCCGCGAGGCGTTCGTGTCCTCGGCCATGCGGGCCAAGCGGCTCGGGATCGATGCCGTGCAATTACACGGCGCGCACGGCTATCTGTTGCACCAATTCCTGTCGCCACTCTCCAACCAGCGCGAGGACGATTATGGCGGCAGCCTGGAGAACCGGATGCGCTTCCCCCTGGAAGTGTTCGACGCGGTGAAGGCAGTGTTCGACGGGCCGGTGACGATGCGCGTGTCGGGCAGCGACTGGGCTCCAGGCGGCTGGGACTCGGAGCAGACGGTGGCGTTCGCGCAGGCGCTCGAAGCGCGCGGCTGCGATGCAATGCACGTGTCGAGCGGCGGGCTGACACCTGCGCAGCAGATCCCGGTTGGGCCGAGCTATCAGGTACCTCTCGCCCGAGACGTAAAGAAGGCGGTCGCGATGCCGGTGGTGGCGGTGGGGATGATCACCGAGTTCGAGCAGGCCGAGGCGATCGTCGGGACCGGCGATGCGGACCTGATCGCGATCGCCCGCGCTGCGCTCTACGATCCGCGCTGGCCGTGGCACGCGGCGGCGGCTTTGGGCGGCCAGGTAAAGGCGCCGCCGCAATATCTGCGTAGCCAGCCGCGGCAGTACAAGGATCTGTTCGGAAAGTGA